The genomic region CTGGGCCAGGTCGGTGAAGTTTTTAACGGTCTTGGGAGCATCTTTTTCGTAGAACTCCACTTTCATCACGCCCTTGTTGGTGTGGATTTCGGCAGTCTTCATAAGGAAGGAAATTAGGGTTAGCAGCACCTGTACGTGGTGCCTGGCCCCGCGGCTGCGGAACCAGGTGCAAAGGTAACCAATTCGGCTGCCGCATAAACATCCGAGTGCCGCAACAGTTTCGTAAGCACAACATCACGGCGCCCTCCGGATGGAGGCGTTGCATCCCAACCAACCCATTTCCTTTTTTTATGAAGAAGAACCTGCGCACTGCTTCCCTGAGTGTTCTGTCGGCCGGTCTGCTCTCGTTTGCCCTGGCAAGCTGCGGCGATACCGCCACTACCGAAACTGCCACCACCACCGACACGGCCACCATCGTCGATTCGACGGCCATGATGGGCGACTCGGCCCGCATGGGCAGCGCTGAAGGCGTAATGGTGGATGGCGTGGCCATGACGCCCGACAAGAACATCGTGCAGAATGCCGTGCAGGCTAGCAGCGTAACCACGCTGGTGAAGGCGGTGCAGGCTGCCGGCCTCGATGGCACGCTCAGCGGCCCCGGCCCGTTCACGGTGTTCGCGCCCACCAACGATGCCTTTGGCAAGCTGCCCGCTGGCGCCCTTGATGGCCTGCTGAAGCCCGAAAGCAAAGAGAAGCTGAAAGGCGTGCTCACCTACCACGTAATTGCCGGCCGCCTGCTGGCCCAGGACCTGAAAGACGGCCAGAAGCTCACCACCGTGAACGGCCAGCAGTTGACCGTAATGGCCAAAGACGGCAAGGTGATGCTCAGCAACGGCAAAGACGCCCCGGTAAACGTGGCCATTGCTGATGTTATTTCCAGCAACGGTGTGACGCACGTTATCGACGGCGTACTGCTGCCGACGGCGGAGTAGTATTTTGTTGGCGCGCTTTGTAAGCGCGTCAGATGAATACAGAAAGACCCAGCCGAAATGGCTGGGTCTTTTTTGTTGGTGTTGTGCCGGCTTGAGGACTTGCTCCGCCGGGCCAGTCCGGACTTATAGCCCGGCGCCGTCGGTGATGCGCTCGGCGAAGCCAGCCCAGTCGCCTTGCTCGCCTTTGGCCACGGTGGTGGAGAGGTGGTCGTGGAGGATGTTGGCGAAGGGCATGGGCACCAGGTGCGTGCGCGACTCATCCAGCACCAGGCGCATATCCTTGCGGATAATGGCCGGGGCCGCGCCCACAGGCTGGTAGTGGCGCTCGGCCACCAGCTTGCCGTAGCCTTTATAAATGGGCGTGTTGAAAAGGGTAGATGTGAAGAACTCGTACACCTGCTGCCGGTCGAGGCCGCTTTTCTGGGCCAGCGTGAAGGCTTCGGCCATGGCCTCAATGGCGGCGCCCAGCATGAAGTTGCCGCAGAGCTTGACGGTGCTGGCCGCACCGGGGTCGTCGCCGAAATCGTGGACGCCCTGGCCTAGGGCTTCAAGCAGCGGCGCGAGGCGTTGGCGGGCGCTGGCTTCGCCGGAAGCAGCCAGCCAGAGCTTGGCCGCAGCGGCCACATCGGGCTTGCCAAATACGGGCGTGGCCACGAGGGTACTGCCGTGCCGGGCGTGGGCTTCGGCCAGGCGGCGGTTGGTATCGGGGGCCACGGTGCTGCAGGAGGCATGCACGGCGCCGGCGGGCAGGGCGGCAATCAGCCCATCGGGCCCCAGGCACAGTTCCTGCAGAGCGGCATCATCCGTGACCATGGAGAACACGAAGGCCGCGTCGGCTACGGCGGCGGCGGGCGTGGCAGCCACCGTGGCGCCTAGTTTCTCAAGGTCGGCGGCTTTGCTGGCCGTGCGGTTATAGACAGTGAGGCGATGCCCGGCCTTTAAGAGGTTTTTCGCCATGGCCTCGCCCATATTTCCCAGGCCGAGGAAGGCTACATTATGCTGTGTCAAAGGAGAATGAAGTTATGAGGTGATGGGGTGATGGGGTGTTG from Hymenobacter canadensis harbors:
- a CDS encoding fasciclin domain-containing protein, producing the protein MKKNLRTASLSVLSAGLLSFALASCGDTATTETATTTDTATIVDSTAMMGDSARMGSAEGVMVDGVAMTPDKNIVQNAVQASSVTTLVKAVQAAGLDGTLSGPGPFTVFAPTNDAFGKLPAGALDGLLKPESKEKLKGVLTYHVIAGRLLAQDLKDGQKLTTVNGQQLTVMAKDGKVMLSNGKDAPVNVAIADVISSNGVTHVIDGVLLPTAE
- a CDS encoding NAD(P)-dependent oxidoreductase, translated to MTQHNVAFLGLGNMGEAMAKNLLKAGHRLTVYNRTASKAADLEKLGATVAATPAAAVADAAFVFSMVTDDAALQELCLGPDGLIAALPAGAVHASCSTVAPDTNRRLAEAHARHGSTLVATPVFGKPDVAAAAKLWLAASGEASARQRLAPLLEALGQGVHDFGDDPGAASTVKLCGNFMLGAAIEAMAEAFTLAQKSGLDRQQVYEFFTSTLFNTPIYKGYGKLVAERHYQPVGAAPAIIRKDMRLVLDESRTHLVPMPFANILHDHLSTTVAKGEQGDWAGFAERITDGAGL